In a genomic window of Coregonus clupeaformis isolate EN_2021a chromosome 27, ASM2061545v1, whole genome shotgun sequence:
- the rab34b gene encoding ras-related protein Rab-34, which produces MKNMLPPVRRDRIIAQLPECFTTDAALHTKDGFHSQVKAACQGQKTGTVGFNIAKVIVVGDVAVGKTCLISRFCKDSFDKNYKATIGVDFEMERFEVLGVPFSLQLWDTAGQERFKCIASTYYRGAQAIIVVFDLSCVTSLDNARQWLEDAMKENDPSSVLLFLVGTKKDLSSPDQLAYMEQEAIRLSEEIRAEYWAVSAKSGESIREFFFRVASLTFEANVLAELEKSGSRRVGDIIRITESSEEEYKPTKRKPTCC; this is translated from the exons tgttttACCACAGATGCGGCACTACACACTAAAGATGGCTTCCACTCGCAGGTCAAGGCTGCCTGTCAGGGGCAGAAGACGGGCACAGTGGG CTTTAACATCGCCAAGGTGATTGTGGTAGGGGATGTGGCAGTTGGGAAGACATGTCTGATCAGCAG gttCTGTAAGGACTCGTTTGATAAGAACTATAAGGCCACCATCGGAGTGGATTTTGAGATGGAGCGGTTTGAGGTGTTGGGTGTGCCCTTCAGTTTACAGCT aTGGGACACAGCGGGTCAGGAGAGGTTCAAGTGCATCGCCTCCACATATTACAGAGGAGCACAAG CCATCATAGTGGTATTTGACCTGAGCTGTGTGACCTCTCTGGACAACGCCAG gcagtGGCTGGAGGATGCTATGAAGGAGAACGATCCCTCCAGTGTTCTGCTGTTCCTGGTCGGAACCAAGAAGGACCTCAGC tctcctgaTCAGTTGGCCTACATGGAGCAGGAGGCCATTAGACTGTCAGAGGAGATCAGAGCAGAGTACTGGGCTGTGTCTGCTAAATCAG gggAGAGTATCAGGGAGTTTTTCTTCCGGGTAGCGTCTCTAACCTTTGAGGCCAACGTGCTGGCAGAGCTCGAGAAGAGTGGGTCCAGACGTGTTGGCGACATTATCA GAATCACAGAGAGCTCAGAAGAGGAGTACAAACCAACCAAGAGGAAACCAACCTGCTGCTGA